A genome region from Ptiloglossa arizonensis isolate GNS036 chromosome 4, iyPtiAriz1_principal, whole genome shotgun sequence includes the following:
- the LOC143146202 gene encoding uncharacterized protein LOC143146202, which produces MMLPRSIYEWRRIRSCQGSGRISHSRGSDFVQLGRSEGIQGSFSKMVSYVARLLLLPGILFALFIPRADAAAASYDQQQTGSYNVDAKFENFLFVFLDSDKGGPLSKLAQEALQVLQFNSLTSPRGASKHTAEKLSEATVYETEDKDEGREPYHVEIVRIEKDEGENAARSKHLEKSETPGGNSGGKIEPGTSSKSLEGGPNPEVSIDNKKPGKRARSLWRNEESRGLLDASLVEQRKRPVHVKYSTVENLAQSDDLSVKEEVPKATRPGMSLKKQLSRKEEKDVTSMSEERNELTNKSQELVLLGGGIENCGPGRYRDQSGICQNDKYFY; this is translated from the exons ATGATGCTCCCTCGATCTATATACGAGTGGCGGCGGATCCGAAGCTGCCAAGGAAGCGGACGGATCTCCCACagtcgaggatcagacttcgtTCAGCTCGGCCGATCCGAGGGGATCCAAGGGAGCTTCAGCAAGATGGTATCCTACGTCGCGCGTCTCCTCCTGCTGCCAG GCATTCTATTCGCATTATTCATCCCGCGCGCTGACGCCGCGGCGGCCAGCTACGATCAACAACAGACCGGCAGCTACAATGTGGACGCGAagttcgagaacttcctattcgTCTTTCTCGATTCCGATAAAGGTGGCCCGTTGTCCAAATTGGCGCAAGAGGCGCTGCAGGTGTTGCAGTTCAACAGTCTAACCTCACCGCGCGGCGCGTCGAAACATACCGCGGAGAAACTGTCCGAGGCCACTGTGTACGAAACAGAGGACAAAGATGAGGGCAGAGAGCCTTACCACGTCGAAATCGTGCGCATAGAGAAGGACGAAGGAGAGAACGCGGCGAGGAGCAAACACCTCGAGAAGTCGGAGACTCCTGGTGGCAACAGTGGGGGAAAGATCGAGCCAGGAACGTCTTCGAAGAGCTTGGAAGGGGGTCCGAATCCGGAGGTGTCCATCGACAACAAGAAACCCGGGAAAAGAGCGAGAAGcctttggagaaacgaagagagccgTGGATTGCTCGATGCCTCGTTGGTAGAACAGAGAAAGAGGCCGGTACACGTTAAGTATTCGACGGTGGAAAATCTTGCCCAATCCGATGATCTATCGGTCAAGGAAGAGGTTCCCAAAGCGACCAGACCGGGCATGTCTTTGAAGAAACAATTGTCCAGAAAAGAAGAGAAGGACGTGACCTCGATGTCCGAGGAAcgcaacgaattgaccaacAAGTCCCAAGAACTGGTATTGCTGGGTGGTGGCATCGAGAACTGCGGACCTGGGAGGTACAGGGACCAGTCGGGCATCTGCCAGaacgacaaatatttttattga